A window from Littorina saxatilis isolate snail1 unplaced genomic scaffold, US_GU_Lsax_2.0 scaffold_1260, whole genome shotgun sequence encodes these proteins:
- the LOC138956269 gene encoding uncharacterized protein isoform X2: MEHGFKDAQQRSVSSRQERLRLQDRLQSARQESETLRDYSRRRFQTVVELESKLRPQPPPAPQRTQRIPPPLSRPMTTGGSHRPYPYPLTPSTPTNGPTQLGSILYNGEHLQLSSMRTRPQSEPPSRFDHLRGTYVNYPYIQRVLEQSNCDYRLVSSPCHTAREEGYRVKDSFDPTDFVMLVPVTRDDVRDHVTVRQKTEAWAEEDGPLLASTARSRSPMSGGSQKNVEERGELEGDR, from the coding sequence ATGGAGCACGGGTTCAAGGACGCCCAGCAGCGCTCGGTCAGCTCGCGCCAGGAAAGGTTACGGCTACAGGACCGCCTCCAGTCCGCCCGGCAAGAGAGCGAGACGCTCAGAGACTACAGCAGGCGGAGGTTTCAAACTGTGGTGGAGTTAGAGAGCAAGCTACGCCCTCAACCACCCCCGGCTCCGCAACGAACACAGAGGATCCCTCCTCCGTTGTCCAGGCCCATGACGACGGGTGGAAGTCATCGCCCTTATCCTTATCCGCTCACCCCAAGCACCCCTACCAACGGCCCAACCCAGCTCGGGAGTATTCTGTACAACGGAGAACACCTCCAGCTCAGTTCCATGCGCACCCGACCTCAGTCCGAGCCCCCGAGTAGGTTCGACCACCTCAGAGGCACCTACGTCAACTACCCGTACATCCAGCGGGTCTTGGAGCAGAGTAACTGCGATTATCGTCTGGTATCCTCCCCTTGTCACACTGCCAGGGAAGAAGGATACAGGGTGAAAGACTCCTTCGATCCCACGGACTTCGTCATGCTGGTTCCCGTGACGCGTGATGACGTCAGAGATCACGTGACGGTCCGGCAAAAGACGGAGGCGTGGGCAGAGGAAGACGGACCGTTGCTGGCCAGCAcggcaaggtcaaggtcacccaTGTCCGGAGGGTCGCAGAAAAACGTCGAAGAGCGGGGCGAGCTTGAAGGCGATAGGTGA
- the LOC138956269 gene encoding uncharacterized protein isoform X1 — MKDPAMYRGTRRPQSSPVVLQRRLTLDDFPMEHGFKDAQQRSVSSRQERLRLQDRLQSARQESETLRDYSRRRFQTVVELESKLRPQPPPAPQRTQRIPPPLSRPMTTGGSHRPYPYPLTPSTPTNGPTQLGSILYNGEHLQLSSMRTRPQSEPPSRFDHLRGTYVNYPYIQRVLEQSNCDYRLVSSPCHTAREEGYRVKDSFDPTDFVMLVPVTRDDVRDHVTVRQKTEAWAEEDGPLLASTARSRSPMSGGSQKNVEERGELEGDR; from the coding sequence ATGAAGGATCCCGCAATGTATCGTGGCACAAGACGACCTCAATCCTCTCCTGTCGTGTTGCAGCGAAGGTTGACCTTGGATGACTTCCCCATGGAGCACGGGTTCAAGGACGCCCAGCAGCGCTCGGTCAGCTCGCGCCAGGAAAGGTTACGGCTACAGGACCGCCTCCAGTCCGCCCGGCAAGAGAGCGAGACGCTCAGAGACTACAGCAGGCGGAGGTTTCAAACTGTGGTGGAGTTAGAGAGCAAGCTACGCCCTCAACCACCCCCGGCTCCGCAACGAACACAGAGGATCCCTCCTCCGTTGTCCAGGCCCATGACGACGGGTGGAAGTCATCGCCCTTATCCTTATCCGCTCACCCCAAGCACCCCTACCAACGGCCCAACCCAGCTCGGGAGTATTCTGTACAACGGAGAACACCTCCAGCTCAGTTCCATGCGCACCCGACCTCAGTCCGAGCCCCCGAGTAGGTTCGACCACCTCAGAGGCACCTACGTCAACTACCCGTACATCCAGCGGGTCTTGGAGCAGAGTAACTGCGATTATCGTCTGGTATCCTCCCCTTGTCACACTGCCAGGGAAGAAGGATACAGGGTGAAAGACTCCTTCGATCCCACGGACTTCGTCATGCTGGTTCCCGTGACGCGTGATGACGTCAGAGATCACGTGACGGTCCGGCAAAAGACGGAGGCGTGGGCAGAGGAAGACGGACCGTTGCTGGCCAGCAcggcaaggtcaaggtcacccaTGTCCGGAGGGTCGCAGAAAAACGTCGAAGAGCGGGGCGAGCTTGAAGGCGATAGGTGA